In one window of Rhodoglobus vestalii DNA:
- a CDS encoding glycerophosphodiester phosphodiesterase family protein: MSITTSPLVIGHRGASGYRPEHTRAAYELAFTLGADAVEPDIVATRDGVLVLRHENEISGTTNVADHPEFADRHTSKIIDGTVLTGWFTEDFTWAELSTLRARERLPGLRTSNVAFNDREPILRLSELWEIVDQHSATQRRPLQVVAEIKHASYFESIGLPLDELFAREVSGWATADNLIIEAFEQSVLHRIRDRGVPGKLLFLLEASGAPADLVARFGAYARNYAEHLTPEGLAQLAGEVDGISVDKRMLMVKDLAGNLTGTNDLVARVHAAGLLAFCWTLRAENRFLPKNLRRSKQPEQFGDWLAEFRMIMDSGLDGVFTDQPDLAVTARG, translated from the coding sequence ATGAGCATCACCACCAGCCCCCTTGTGATCGGGCACCGCGGAGCGAGCGGCTACCGCCCTGAGCACACCCGCGCCGCCTACGAGTTGGCATTCACCCTGGGGGCGGATGCGGTGGAACCCGACATTGTGGCGACCCGTGACGGGGTGCTGGTGCTTCGCCACGAGAACGAGATTTCGGGCACGACGAACGTCGCCGACCATCCCGAATTCGCGGATCGCCATACCTCGAAGATCATCGATGGCACGGTGCTGACGGGCTGGTTTACCGAAGACTTCACGTGGGCTGAGCTGTCGACCCTGCGCGCCCGCGAACGGCTGCCCGGATTGCGAACGAGCAACGTGGCGTTCAACGATCGCGAACCAATTCTGCGACTGAGCGAACTGTGGGAAATCGTGGATCAGCATTCTGCGACGCAGCGACGCCCCCTGCAGGTTGTGGCCGAGATCAAACATGCGAGTTACTTTGAGTCGATCGGCTTGCCGCTGGACGAGCTGTTTGCCCGAGAGGTGAGCGGCTGGGCGACAGCCGACAACCTCATCATCGAAGCGTTTGAGCAGAGTGTCTTGCACCGCATCCGGGATCGCGGCGTTCCGGGCAAACTGCTGTTTTTGCTGGAAGCCAGCGGGGCGCCTGCCGATCTTGTTGCGCGCTTTGGGGCTTACGCGCGCAACTATGCCGAGCACCTCACCCCCGAGGGTCTTGCGCAACTGGCGGGTGAGGTCGACGGAATCAGCGTCGACAAGAGAATGCTCATGGTGAAAGATCTTGCCGGCAATCTCACCGGAACCAATGACCTCGTGGCGCGAGTACACGCGGCCGGGTTGCTCGCGTTTTGTTGGACGCTGCGAGCAGAAAACCGCTTCTTGCCGAAGAACCTGCGCCGCAGTAAACAGCCTGAACAGTTTGGCGATTGGTTGGCAGAGTTTCGCATGATCATGGATTCTGGGCTCGACGGAGTTTTCACCGACCAACCCGACCTCGCCGTCACCGCTCGCGGGTAG
- a CDS encoding ATP-dependent helicase: MTTVFDPHDPGRSADGDSVRDPLLDGLNPRQREAVEYRGPSLLIVAGAGSGKTSVLTRRIAGLLRSREAWPSQILAITFTNKAAAEMRERVGAIVGDTAEGMWISTFHSACVRILRREVEAFGFSKNFTIYDSADSKALLKRILKELDADMFGLTVSKAANRISQLKNELTDVDGFARDANLSDPTEKKFLEIFRRYTRGLSDANAFDFDDLIGQTVYLFRAFPQIAATYQRRFKHILVDEYQDTNHAQYSLIRELTRPPAPEQFEAAQGMIVQGSSTEAEAASLTVVGDSDQSIYAFRGADIRNIVEFERDFPRSTVILLEQNYRSTQTILDAANAVISNNFDRKDKKLFTTIGAGDKIVGFTGYSGHDEAQFVADEIQKLHDGGVAYKDVAVFYRTNSQTRALEEIFIRAALPYRVLGGTKFYERAEIKDAFGYLIAVANPADPLALRRIMNTPKRGIGPATEAALQAWADSREMTLRDAMRNATELGLGPKVTKAIVDLARLLDEVMAKVETAKPADILTELLDRSGYVRALRASQDPQDEARAENVDELVAVTKEFGKNNPEGTLLDFLTEVSLVAAADDLDDSSGTVSLMTLHTAKGLEYDSVFLTGVEEDLLPHRMSANEPGGPAEERRLFYVGITRARKRLFLSLAMTRAQFGEVNVAMPSRYLQEIPVELIEWKQSPGMANSRGGTQSRALNARQGSGGGSWAASLREAAAGGLPPAPPRAKTEWANAITATVRDNGDLTLAAGDRIRHTDFGDGTVNQVTGNGPKSIADVQFDTAGRKRLLIKIAPIEKL, translated from the coding sequence ATGACGACAGTTTTTGACCCCCACGACCCTGGCCGTTCTGCCGACGGTGATTCCGTCCGCGACCCGCTTCTCGACGGGCTAAATCCGCGTCAGCGCGAGGCTGTTGAATACCGGGGCCCCTCCTTGCTGATTGTGGCCGGTGCCGGCTCGGGTAAAACGAGTGTTTTGACGCGACGTATCGCCGGGCTGTTGCGCTCGCGGGAGGCCTGGCCGAGCCAAATTCTGGCCATCACCTTTACCAACAAGGCCGCAGCCGAAATGCGGGAACGTGTTGGCGCTATCGTGGGCGACACTGCCGAGGGTATGTGGATCTCCACGTTTCACTCTGCCTGCGTGCGCATTCTCCGCCGCGAGGTAGAAGCGTTCGGTTTCTCCAAAAACTTCACCATTTATGATTCCGCAGACAGCAAAGCCTTGCTCAAGCGAATCCTCAAAGAACTTGACGCCGACATGTTCGGTCTCACCGTCAGCAAAGCGGCCAATCGCATCTCGCAGCTCAAAAACGAGCTAACCGACGTTGATGGTTTTGCCCGCGACGCTAACCTCAGCGACCCAACTGAGAAGAAGTTTCTCGAAATTTTCCGGCGTTACACGCGTGGGCTCAGTGACGCAAACGCTTTCGACTTTGATGACCTCATCGGCCAAACGGTGTACCTGTTTCGCGCCTTCCCGCAGATTGCGGCCACCTACCAGCGTCGCTTTAAGCACATCCTGGTCGACGAATACCAGGACACCAATCACGCACAGTACTCGCTCATCCGGGAGTTGACGAGGCCGCCGGCTCCCGAACAATTCGAGGCAGCGCAGGGCATGATCGTGCAGGGCAGCAGTACTGAGGCAGAAGCCGCGTCGCTGACCGTTGTTGGTGACAGCGACCAATCTATTTATGCGTTTCGCGGAGCCGACATCCGCAACATTGTTGAATTTGAGCGAGACTTTCCGCGCTCGACCGTTATCTTGCTTGAGCAGAACTACCGGTCAACCCAGACGATTTTGGATGCCGCCAACGCGGTGATCTCGAACAACTTTGATCGCAAAGACAAGAAGCTGTTCACCACGATCGGTGCCGGCGACAAGATTGTTGGCTTTACCGGTTATTCGGGCCACGATGAGGCGCAGTTTGTGGCGGATGAGATTCAGAAACTCCACGACGGGGGCGTCGCCTATAAAGACGTCGCCGTCTTCTATCGCACTAACTCGCAGACGCGTGCGCTGGAAGAGATTTTCATCCGCGCAGCTCTTCCGTATCGAGTTCTCGGTGGCACCAAGTTTTATGAGCGCGCCGAAATCAAGGATGCCTTCGGCTACCTGATCGCGGTCGCCAACCCGGCCGACCCGCTGGCGCTGCGTCGCATCATGAACACCCCCAAGCGTGGCATCGGCCCCGCCACTGAGGCGGCCCTGCAGGCGTGGGCGGATTCCCGGGAAATGACCCTGCGCGACGCCATGCGCAACGCTACCGAACTGGGGCTCGGGCCCAAGGTCACGAAAGCCATAGTCGATCTTGCTCGGTTGCTTGATGAGGTGATGGCGAAGGTGGAGACCGCGAAGCCTGCCGACATCCTCACCGAGCTGCTCGATCGTTCGGGTTACGTTCGTGCTCTGCGTGCCTCGCAAGATCCCCAGGATGAGGCTCGCGCGGAGAACGTTGACGAGCTCGTTGCGGTGACGAAAGAGTTTGGCAAGAATAACCCTGAGGGCACTCTTCTCGACTTTCTCACCGAGGTGTCGCTCGTGGCAGCAGCGGATGATCTGGATGACTCCAGTGGCACCGTTTCGCTTATGACACTGCACACTGCGAAGGGCCTCGAATATGATTCAGTATTTTTGACCGGCGTTGAAGAAGATTTGCTTCCGCACCGGATGTCAGCGAATGAACCCGGTGGCCCGGCTGAAGAGCGCCGACTGTTTTATGTGGGAATCACGCGTGCACGCAAACGCCTTTTCCTGTCTCTGGCGATGACTCGCGCACAGTTTGGCGAGGTCAATGTGGCGATGCCGAGCCGTTACCTGCAAGAGATTCCGGTTGAGCTTATTGAGTGGAAGCAGTCGCCGGGAATGGCGAACTCGCGGGGTGGAACGCAGTCTCGCGCTCTCAACGCTCGTCAAGGCAGCGGCGGCGGTTCGTGGGCTGCTTCCTTGCGCGAAGCTGCGGCCGGCGGACTTCCTCCTGCGCCCCCGCGCGCGAAAACGGAATGGGCCAATGCAATCACGGCGACGGTTCGCGACAATGGTGACCTTACTCTGGCGGCGGGCGACCGCATCCGTCACACTGATTTTGGTGATGGCACGGTAAATCAGGTGACCGGCAACGGCCCCAAGAGCATCGCTGATGTTCAATTTGATACCGCCGGACGGAAGCGTCTGCTGATCAAGATTGCTCCTATTGAGAAACTTTGA
- a CDS encoding RNB domain-containing ribonuclease codes for MRNFDAEGPDPSGAVARGGERLVVPRLRPLDISNALARALVQVREDLELPTEFSAEVEDAAEAAVAAFEPPELDFTDIPFSTIDPEGATDLDQALYLEQTGETLRVMYAIAEVPAFVFAGSTVDAEARKRGQTLYAPDGRIPLHPTIISEDAASLLAGATRPAFVWTFDLDVTGAAIFTTLVRAQVRSRRQYSYLEVQGLIDDGIADESLALLPEFGRLRSELERQRGGASLNRPDEEVVVVDANYALERRAPFPLEACTAHVSLMTGMEAARIMLEGNVGILRTMPAPDLDTLAEFRRQVASLGCPWPENQNYGEYLRTLDHTDPRSLAAIHAATSLFRGAGYTAFAGEHPAVIIQAAVGAPYAHATAPLRRLVDRFVLVACEAMLAGRDVPKWVREALPDLPKIMARTSSLASQLERASVNAIEAALLSARVGDEFEATVVSERDGGGVIQIADPVITARITGTVSAGDSVRARLVTAEITSGTVEFVLA; via the coding sequence TTGAGAAACTTTGATGCTGAGGGACCTGACCCGTCAGGCGCGGTAGCGCGCGGCGGTGAGCGGCTTGTGGTCCCTCGGCTGCGACCACTCGACATCAGCAACGCGCTTGCTCGCGCACTGGTGCAGGTTCGCGAAGATCTCGAACTACCCACCGAGTTCAGCGCAGAAGTTGAGGATGCGGCTGAAGCCGCTGTTGCTGCCTTCGAGCCCCCAGAACTCGATTTCACGGACATCCCGTTCTCAACAATCGATCCGGAGGGGGCAACGGATCTCGACCAGGCGCTCTATCTGGAACAGACCGGCGAGACCCTTCGGGTGATGTACGCAATCGCCGAAGTTCCCGCGTTCGTCTTTGCTGGATCGACCGTCGATGCTGAGGCTCGCAAGCGCGGTCAGACGCTCTACGCCCCCGATGGCCGAATCCCGCTTCATCCCACGATCATCAGCGAAGATGCTGCCTCCCTGTTGGCGGGAGCCACGCGACCCGCATTCGTCTGGACTTTCGACTTGGATGTCACGGGTGCCGCGATTTTTACAACGCTGGTGCGCGCACAGGTGCGCAGCCGCCGCCAGTACAGCTACCTTGAGGTGCAGGGCCTCATCGACGACGGCATCGCCGATGAGTCGCTGGCGCTGCTGCCCGAGTTCGGCCGGTTGCGTTCAGAGCTCGAACGCCAACGCGGGGGAGCGAGCCTCAACCGCCCCGATGAAGAGGTCGTGGTCGTTGACGCAAACTACGCGCTCGAGCGCCGCGCTCCTTTCCCCTTAGAGGCGTGCACCGCGCACGTCTCGCTCATGACCGGTATGGAAGCTGCGCGCATCATGCTGGAGGGAAATGTGGGCATCCTGCGCACGATGCCCGCTCCCGACCTCGACACTCTTGCCGAATTTCGCCGCCAGGTTGCAAGCCTCGGATGCCCGTGGCCCGAGAACCAGAACTACGGCGAGTATCTGCGCACCCTCGACCACACTGACCCCCGTTCTCTCGCCGCGATTCATGCCGCAACGTCACTGTTTCGTGGAGCCGGATACACCGCCTTCGCGGGTGAGCATCCCGCTGTGATCATCCAAGCTGCTGTCGGCGCGCCCTACGCGCACGCAACCGCACCTCTCCGCCGCCTCGTCGATCGTTTCGTGCTCGTTGCGTGCGAAGCGATGCTTGCGGGCCGTGATGTGCCGAAATGGGTGCGCGAAGCGCTTCCTGACCTACCGAAAATCATGGCGCGTACTAGCTCGCTCGCCTCGCAATTGGAACGTGCCTCGGTCAATGCGATTGAGGCCGCACTGTTGAGCGCGCGAGTGGGAGACGAGTTTGAGGCCACCGTGGTTTCGGAGCGGGACGGCGGCGGCGTCATCCAGATTGCTGATCCTGTGATCACGGCTCGCATCACCGGCACAGTGTCGGCGGGGGACTCTGTTCGTGCCCGCCTTGTCACAGCCGAAATCACTTCGGGAACTGTCGAGTTCGTGCTCGCCTAA
- a CDS encoding oxygenase MpaB family protein: MTASSPLRIVDVSADVALLAGGGAAILLQIAHPAVGQAVAEHSDFAGRPLDRLNGTLTYLYVTVYGTPAEAAEVARRVGAAHRPVHSDHYDARDPRLQLWVAATLYDTAMRVRQLVFGPLREIDAETLLADYALIATALGVPHVLWPANREAFDRYWSESVASLSVTDSSRRVASELLHPTGGPWWLRAAMPLARTLTSGLLSNELRAAYGLPHNQKRFDRMMRVTRAIYPRLPRRVRFATKRRYLAAFRATQGTR; this comes from the coding sequence GTGACCGCTAGCAGCCCCCTCAGAATCGTGGATGTCTCGGCCGACGTCGCCCTGTTGGCTGGCGGTGGTGCGGCCATTCTGTTGCAGATCGCACACCCGGCGGTGGGGCAGGCGGTCGCTGAGCACAGTGACTTTGCGGGACGCCCGTTGGATCGCCTCAACGGCACCCTCACCTATCTCTATGTGACGGTGTACGGCACTCCGGCGGAGGCCGCCGAGGTGGCACGGCGGGTGGGTGCCGCGCATCGGCCGGTCCACTCCGACCATTACGACGCACGTGATCCGCGGTTGCAGTTATGGGTTGCCGCGACCCTCTACGACACCGCGATGCGCGTGCGTCAGCTCGTATTCGGGCCGCTGCGCGAAATCGATGCCGAAACTTTGCTCGCTGACTACGCGCTGATCGCGACAGCGCTGGGCGTTCCCCACGTACTCTGGCCAGCAAATCGCGAAGCGTTTGACCGCTACTGGAGCGAGAGCGTGGCCTCCTTGAGCGTCACCGATTCGAGCCGCCGCGTTGCCAGTGAGCTGCTGCATCCCACTGGCGGGCCGTGGTGGCTGCGCGCTGCCATGCCGCTCGCGCGCACACTCACCTCGGGGTTGCTCAGCAACGAGCTTCGCGCCGCCTATGGACTTCCCCACAATCAGAAACGCTTCGACCGGATGATGCGGGTCACGCGCGCAATCTACCCGCGGTTGCCTAGGCGGGTGCGCTTTGCCACCAAGCGTCGATATCTCGCAGCGTTTCGCGCAACACAGGGCACTCGCTAG
- the sucC gene encoding ADP-forming succinate--CoA ligase subunit beta: protein MDLYEYQARDVFESYGVPVLAGLIADTPEEAKAAAEKIGGTVVVKAQVKTGGRGKAGGVKVVHNADDAYAAAEQILGLDINGHTVKRVMVTAGARIAQEFYFSVLLDRANRSYLSLCSVEGGVEIEVLAVERPEALAKIEVNPLTGIDLAKATEIAKAAKFPAELVEKVAPVFVKLYDVYKGEDATLVEVNPLVLTEDGQIVALDGKVSLDENAEFRHPKHAALEDAAAADPLEAKAKANDLNYVKLDGEVGVIGNGAGLVMSTLDVVAYAGENHGNVKPANFLDIGGGASAEIMAAGLDVILNDPQVKSVFVNVFGGITACDAVAKGIVGALAELGSAANKPLVVRLDGNKVEEGRAILAEANHPLVTLAASMDEGADKAAELANAAK from the coding sequence GTGGACCTATATGAGTACCAGGCCAGAGACGTATTTGAGTCTTATGGCGTACCAGTACTTGCCGGCCTGATTGCCGACACACCAGAAGAAGCCAAAGCGGCAGCCGAGAAAATCGGCGGAACCGTTGTTGTTAAGGCGCAAGTCAAGACCGGCGGTCGCGGCAAGGCAGGTGGTGTCAAGGTTGTTCACAACGCTGACGATGCTTACGCTGCTGCCGAGCAGATCCTCGGCCTCGACATTAACGGCCACACGGTCAAGCGAGTAATGGTTACTGCCGGTGCCCGCATCGCGCAAGAGTTCTACTTCTCAGTGCTGCTCGACCGAGCCAACCGCTCCTACCTGTCGCTGTGCAGCGTTGAAGGTGGAGTTGAAATTGAGGTTCTTGCGGTTGAGCGCCCCGAAGCTCTCGCCAAGATTGAGGTCAACCCGCTGACGGGCATCGATCTTGCGAAGGCCACCGAGATCGCGAAGGCCGCCAAGTTCCCGGCGGAACTCGTTGAGAAGGTTGCCCCTGTCTTTGTGAAGCTCTATGACGTGTACAAGGGCGAAGACGCAACCCTCGTTGAAGTCAACCCGCTCGTGCTCACCGAAGATGGCCAGATCGTGGCCCTCGACGGCAAGGTGTCGCTTGATGAGAATGCTGAGTTCCGTCATCCCAAGCACGCTGCCCTTGAAGATGCCGCTGCTGCAGACCCCCTCGAGGCGAAGGCGAAAGCAAACGACCTCAACTACGTCAAGCTTGATGGTGAAGTTGGTGTCATCGGTAACGGTGCCGGCCTCGTCATGTCAACGCTGGATGTTGTTGCCTACGCTGGTGAAAACCACGGCAACGTGAAGCCCGCCAACTTCCTCGACATCGGTGGCGGAGCATCCGCAGAGATCATGGCTGCCGGTCTCGACGTCATTCTCAACGACCCACAGGTCAAGAGCGTGTTCGTGAACGTCTTCGGCGGAATCACCGCGTGTGACGCTGTCGCTAAGGGAATTGTGGGTGCGCTCGCAGAACTCGGCAGCGCCGCCAACAAGCCGCTCGTTGTTCGTCTCGACGGTAACAAGGTTGAGGAGGGTCGCGCGATTCTTGCTGAAGCGAACCACCCCCTTGTGACGCTAGCCGCCTCTATGGACGAGGGCGCCGACAAGGCTGCCGAACTCGCCAACGCCGCGAAGTAA
- the sucD gene encoding succinate--CoA ligase subunit alpha, whose amino-acid sequence MSIFLTKDSKVIVQGITGGEGTKHTALMLAAGTQVVGGVNARKAGTTVMHHDKDGGAVELPVFGSVAEAMEKTGADVSIAFVPPAFTKDAVIEAIDAEMPLLVIITEGVPVGDSAEFWAYAQEKGNKTRIIGPNCPGIITPGEALVGITPANITGKGPIGLVSKSGTLTYQMMYELRDLGFSTAIGIGGDPIIGTTHIDALEAFEADPETKAIVMIGEIGGDAEERAADYIKAHVTKPVVGYVAGFTAPEGKTMGHAGAIVSGSAGTAQAKKEALEAAGVKVGKTPSEAAKLMREILETL is encoded by the coding sequence ATGTCAATTTTCCTCACCAAGGATTCCAAAGTCATCGTTCAGGGCATCACCGGCGGTGAGGGCACCAAGCACACCGCCCTCATGCTCGCTGCTGGTACCCAGGTCGTTGGCGGTGTCAACGCCCGCAAGGCTGGCACTACCGTTATGCATCATGACAAAGACGGCGGTGCTGTAGAGCTCCCCGTGTTTGGTTCTGTTGCTGAAGCAATGGAAAAGACGGGGGCGGATGTTTCGATCGCTTTCGTTCCCCCTGCCTTCACCAAGGATGCCGTTATCGAAGCGATCGACGCTGAGATGCCGCTGCTCGTCATCATCACCGAGGGTGTCCCCGTCGGGGACTCTGCCGAGTTTTGGGCTTACGCGCAGGAGAAGGGCAACAAGACCCGCATCATTGGTCCGAACTGCCCCGGAATCATCACCCCCGGTGAAGCCCTCGTCGGCATCACGCCCGCGAATATCACCGGCAAGGGTCCGATCGGTCTCGTCTCCAAGTCGGGAACACTCACCTACCAAATGATGTACGAACTGCGTGACCTCGGATTCTCGACCGCAATCGGCATCGGAGGCGACCCCATCATCGGCACCACGCACATTGATGCCCTTGAAGCGTTCGAGGCTGACCCCGAGACCAAGGCAATCGTGATGATCGGTGAAATCGGTGGAGACGCTGAAGAGCGTGCCGCCGACTACATCAAAGCTCACGTCACGAAGCCTGTTGTCGGTTATGTTGCCGGCTTTACGGCTCCCGAGGGTAAAACCATGGGTCACGCCGGCGCGATCGTTTCCGGTTCTGCTGGAACCGCTCAGGCCAAGAAGGAAGCCCTCGAAGCTGCCGGTGTGAAGGTCGGCAAGACGCCTTCTGAAGCCGCCAAGCTGATGCGCGAAATTCTCGAAACTCTGTAG